A single region of the Ornithorhynchus anatinus isolate Pmale09 chromosome 6, mOrnAna1.pri.v4, whole genome shotgun sequence genome encodes:
- the ERCC6L gene encoding DNA excision repair protein ERCC-6-like isoform X3, translating to MGSLEEALRLFNLAGEIFPSDKVKHRIKRIEETLEELAEEKDNEFTDVCNSGLMLYRELHHQLFEHQREGVAFLYSLFRDGKKGGILADDMGLGKTIQIIAFLSGMFDAELVNYVLLVMPTTLISTWTREFAKWTPGIRVKNFHGASKTERTKNLERIQRKTGVIITTYQMLINNWQQLSSLNGREFVWDYLIFDEAHKIKTSASKTAICARSIPAHNRILLTGTPVQNNLQELWSLFDVACQGSLLGTSTTFKMEYENPITRAREKDATPGEKALGFKISENLMTIIKPHFLRRTKEDVQKRTASQPKSNLSEKSQDDDLAPEMPSLSRKNDFIIWVRLTSLQEDIYRKFVSLDHIKELLMETRSPLAELGVLKKLCDHPRLLSARACTLLGLEGGGFSDQDENGTDHYSDINRIGQLPDQTLMEESGKLMFLMALLKRLQREGHQTLVFSQSRKMLDIIERLLTNTHFKILRVDGTIAQLGEREKRISLFQKNKDYSVFLLTTQVGGVGLTLTAATRVVIFDPSWNPATDAQAVDRAYRIGQKENVVIYRLITCGTVEEKIYRRQVFKDSLVRQTTGDKKNPFRYFSKQELRELFVIEDFRLSKTQQQLQSLHSAQRKTDEELDGHIAYLHTLKIAGISDHDLMYTRDAAAHEEAQEMEERRYIQQRVQKAQQLVELESQHNELLLERIRTGTEGSWLRPPIFSSQPKRKPPESKTGQPRSLSPVRRPILSSETVDLAQDDVSSKMTGLVLDDSDEEGETVERSSGKTPKFGAGPSPALPTKKCPRETNRSKDSLMETSTIRIPDSDSEVLRDSVMECSRHPSTSAVVDLTESQPPLPEAEMSVQALDSLASPAGKEAGVRAGASPSIDRPAGTQSASPSVFRSSGLSEIKVRGESLVSSLHYTNDFNLVLEDSVEGAQKPSVASLEGIQNEDLLDGSVNNSKARGDSELLQPDGHHSVRSVHLSDTEGEGESELVVVMGKKKARRIIVSDSEDGEEPEALMSPLRNSGQEFRASTPKWETSKSDPVFSPGALGSGKKPITPPARPDVDLDRVADVEGLEISRRAERIEDGSESEYFEEAEEGSEETGDSEEPAGETGDLEDGPESEFWEEEAEEGSVEEDDYSEEPAGETLGTESESCNFSMSESDAGREGPSAGESSSEASAEEAEALAGEQNDFSPAKMQVEDDISNHLNSVSETDKYDALVKRGKELKGRGNLQEALDCLLQALDLKSDPEIMLLTLGLYKQLK from the coding sequence ATGGGATCTCTGGAAGAGGCCCTTAGACTCTTCAATTTGGCAGGTGAAATCTTCCCCAGTGACAAAGTGAAGCACAGAATCAAGAGAATAGAGGAAACCCTGGAAGAGCTGGCTGAGGAGAAAGATAACGAATTCACGGATGTGTGTAACAGCGGGCTGATGCTTTACCGAGAGCTGCACCACCAGCTTTTTGAACACCAGAGGGAAGGCGTGGCGTTTCTCTACAGCCTCTTCAGGGACGGAAAAAAGGGGGGCATACTGGCAGACGATATGGGGTTGGGGAAGACGATCCAGATCATCGCCTTCCTTTCCGGCATGTTCGACGCCGAGCTGGTGAACTACGTTCTCCTGGTGATGCCGACCACTCTCATCAGCACGTGGACGCGAGAGTTCGCCAAGTGGACCCCGGGAATACGAGTCAAAAACTTCCACGGCGCGAGCAAGACCGAGCGAACCAAAAACCTGGAGAGGATCCAGAGGAAGACGGGCGTCATCATTACAACGTACCAGATGCTCATCAACAACTGGCAGCAACTTTCCAGCCTGAACGGGCGAGAGTTTGTCTGGGACTACTTGATATTTGACGAGGCCCATAAAATTAAAACCTCGGCCAGCAAAACGGCCATCTGCGCCCGTtctatccccgcccacaaccggaTCCTCCTCACGGGGACTCCAGTCCAGAATAACTTGCAAGAACTGTGGTCCCTTTTTGATGTTGCCTGCCAGGGGTCTTTACTGGGCACCTCGACGACGTTCAAAATGGAGTATGAGAATCCCATCACCCGGGCCAGGGAGAAGGACGCTACCCCGGGGGAAAAGGCCCTCGGATTTAAGATATCTGAAAATCTAATGACGATCATAAAACCCCACTTCCTGAGGAGAACCAAGGAAGATGTGCAAAAAAGAACCGCCAGCCAGCCCAAAAGCAACCTCTCCGAGAAGAGCCAAGACGACGACCTCGCGCCGGAAATGCCCTCCCTGTCGAGGAAAAATGACTTCATCATCTGGGTGCGCCTTACGTCCTTACAAGAAGACATCTACAGGAAATTTGTGTCTCTGGATCACATCAAGGAGCTGTTGATGGAAACCCGGTCCCCTCTGGCCGAACTGGGCGTCTTAAAGAAGCTGTGCGATCACCCCAGGCTCCTGTCAGCACGGGCCTGCACCTTGCTGGGTCTGGAAGGAGGCGGCTTCTCCGACCAAGATGAAAACGGAACGGACCACTATTCGGATATCAACAGGATCGGTCAGTTGCCTGACCAAACCCTAATGGAAGAGTCCGGGAAGCTGATGTTCCTTATGGCGCTGCTTAAGAGACTCCAGCGCGAAGGGCATCAGACTCTGGTGTTCTCCCAGTCAAGGAAAATGTTGGACATTATCGAGCGCCTCTTAACGAATACACACTTCAAAATCCTGCGGGTCGACGGGACGATCGCTCAGCTCGGGGAACGCGAGAAGAGGATTAGTTTGTTTCAGAAGAATAAGGACTACTCCGTCTTTTTACTTACCACCCAGGTGGGAGGAGTTGGTTTGACTCTAACCGCCGCCACCAGGGTGGTCATCTTCGACCCGAGCTGGAATCCCGCTACAGACGCCCAAGCGGTGGACCGAGCTTACAGGATCGGCCAGAAAGAAAACGTGGTGATCTATCGGCTGATCACCTGTGGCACCGTGGAAGAAAAGATCTACAGGAGGCAGGTGTTCAAGGACTCGCTGGTGAGGCAAACGACCGGCGACAAGAAGAACCCTTTCAGATATTTCAGCAAACAAGAACTGAGAGAGCTGTTTGTCATCGAGGATTTCCGGCTGTCCAAAACCCAGCAGCAGCTGCAGTCTCTGCATTCGGCTCAGAGGAAAACCGACGAGGAGCTTGACGGGCACATCGCCTACCTGCACACGTTGAAAATAGCCGGCATATCCGATCACGATTTGATGTACACGCGGGACGCGGCGGCTCACGAGGAGGCCCAGGAGATGGAAGAGCGGCGGTATATCCAACAGAGGGTTCAGAAAGCCCAACAGCTGGTCGAACTGGAGTCGCAGCACAACGAGCTCTTGTTGGAAAGAATCAGAACCGGAACGGAAGGGTCCTGGCTCAGGCCACCGATATTCTCCTCCCAACCAAAGAGGAAACCCCCCGAGTCTAAAACCGGGCagccccgctctctctcccccgtGCGACGTCCCATTCTGTCGTCGGAAACCGTCGATCTCGCCCAGGACGACGTCAGCTCTAAGATGACCGGTCTAGTTCTCGACGACTCGGAcgaagagggggagacggtggaACGCTCCAGTGGAAAGACACCAAAATTCGGCGCCGGGCCTTCCCCCGCTTTACCTACCAAAAAGTGCCCCCGTGAAACTAATAGGTCGAAGGACTCTTTGATGGAAACATCAACTATCCGTATTCCCGACAGCGATAGCGAGGTCCTGCGTGATTCCGTCATGGAGTGTTCTCGGCATCCCTCCACGTCGGCCGTCGTGGACTTGACCGAGAGTCAGCCTCCGCTTCCAGAGGCCGAGATGTCGGTTCAGGCTTTGGACTCGCTCGCTAGCCCGGCGGGGAAGGAGGCCGGGGTGAGAGCGGGTGCGTCCCCGTCCATCGACAGGCCGGCGGGAACCCAGTCAGCATCTCCCAGTGTCTTTCGGAGTTCTGGATTAAGTGAAATCAAGGTGAGAGGCGAGTCCTTAGTATCCTCACTGCACTATACTAATGACTTCAACCTCGTCTTGGAAGATTCTGTGGAGGGTGCCCAGAAGCCTTCCGTAGCGTCTCTGGAGGGCATCCAAAATGAAGATCTCTTAGATGGTTCTGTAAATAATTCTAAAGCAAGGGGCGACTCTGAGCTCTTGCAGCCCGATGGACACCACTCTGTGCGTAGCGTTCATCTCTCTGACACGGAAGGCGAAGGGGAGAGTGAACTCGTCGTGGTGATGGGTAAAAAGAAGGCTAGAAGAATAATCGTCTCGGATAGCGAGGACGGAGAGGAGCCCGAGGCACTGATGTCTCCCTTACGAAACTCGGGCCAAGAATTTAGGGCCTCAACCCCTAAATGGGAGACATCCAAATCAGATCCCGTCTTCTCACCTGGAGCGCTTGGCAGCGGGAAGAAGCCTATCACGCCACCTGCCAGGCCTGACGTGGATTTAGATCGTGTCGCGGATGTGGAAGGGCTAGAAATTAGCCGTCGAGCCGAGAGAATCGAAGATGGGTCAGAATCGGAGTATTTTGAAGAGGCAGAAGAAGGCAGCGAAGAGACTGGTGATTCTGAAGAACCAGCTGGAGAGACCGGAGATCTCGAAGATGGACCAGAATCCGAGTtttgggaagaggaggcagaagaaggcAGCGTGGAGGAGGATGACTATTCTGAAGAACCAGCCGGAGAAACGCTGGGGACCGAAAGCGAGTCCTGCAACTTCAGCATGTCGGAATCGGATGCCGGCAGAGAGGGCCCATCTGCTGGTGAAAGCTCGAGTGAGGCCTCTGCGGAGGAAGCTGAAGCTCTAGCTGGGGAACAGAATGACTTTTCTCCAGCGAAAATGCAGGTAGAAGATGATATTTCAAATCACCTGAACTCTGTCTCTGAGACCGATAAGTATGACGCTCTAGTAAAACGCGGGAAGGAGTTAAAAGGCCGGGGGAACTTACAGGAGGCACTGGATTGTTTACTTCAAGCCTTAGACCTAAAAAGCGATCCTGAAATCATGCTCCTGACCCTAGGCCTTTATAAACAACTTAAGTAA